One genomic window of Leptospira harrisiae includes the following:
- a CDS encoding c-type cytochrome: MKEPKEVDGIFQADNPMPTWWKLVWLISIIVSIGYVVYFHWYSEWPQEVAFEKEVAEHEAQFPAKQAVVVNTEDGSNPYRDDAVAIKEGEGTYKQICSACHGPTAEGAVGPSLVDKDWIHGNTDKEVFNNIMKGIGPERQKLNRGGMPAWEGLGAEKVYAVMAWLATKNSSLVKAK; this comes from the coding sequence ATGAAAGAACCAAAAGAAGTAGACGGAATCTTCCAAGCCGACAATCCCATGCCCACTTGGTGGAAATTGGTTTGGCTGATCAGTATCATCGTTTCCATTGGATACGTTGTATACTTTCACTGGTATTCTGAATGGCCACAAGAAGTTGCATTTGAAAAAGAAGTTGCGGAACACGAAGCGCAATTTCCTGCAAAACAAGCAGTTGTTGTGAACACAGAAGATGGATCAAACCCTTACCGTGATGATGCAGTGGCAATTAAAGAAGGCGAAGGAACATACAAACAAATTTGTTCCGCTTGCCACGGCCCAACTGCGGAAGGTGCAGTAGGACCAAGTCTTGTGGACAAAGATTGGATTCATGGAAACACTGATAAAGAAGTGTTTAACAACATCATGAAAGGAATTGGACCAGAAAGACAAAAACTCAACCGAGGGGGAATGCCTGCTTGGGAAGGTTTAGGTGCTGAGAAAGTTTATGCTGTTATGGCATGGCTTGCAACTAAAAACAGTAGTTTGGTAAAGGCTAAGTAA
- the ccoO gene encoding cytochrome-c oxidase, cbb3-type subunit II, which produces MFGFNKFLDWFSEIADHWDTKGVKFTLYTTIAVVIGGLFELIPPFFLTKTVTPISTVKPYSALELAGRDTYQREGCIGCHTQMVRPFKWEVDRFDPTKAYGRTGYSKGGEYVYDHPFLWGSKRTGPDLAHESQMLRSDEWHKNHLINPRTVGGVPNSIMPAYPWLFEESHKVDVEQVVSNMKALKSIGVPYTEEDFANAPSLLKDKTEGQALVAYLQKLGRDSAELQKGMK; this is translated from the coding sequence ATGTTTGGATTTAACAAATTCTTAGATTGGTTTTCTGAAATTGCTGACCATTGGGATACAAAAGGTGTTAAGTTTACTCTTTATACAACGATTGCCGTTGTGATTGGTGGACTTTTTGAACTGATCCCGCCGTTTTTTCTTACTAAAACGGTAACTCCAATTTCAACAGTGAAACCATATTCCGCATTGGAACTAGCAGGCCGTGACACTTACCAAAGAGAAGGTTGTATCGGATGCCATACACAAATGGTTCGACCATTCAAATGGGAAGTAGATCGTTTTGATCCAACAAAAGCTTACGGAAGAACTGGATATTCAAAAGGTGGAGAATATGTTTATGACCATCCATTCCTTTGGGGATCCAAAAGAACTGGTCCGGACTTAGCTCATGAATCTCAAATGCTTCGTTCTGATGAATGGCATAAAAACCATTTGATCAACCCAAGAACTGTGGGTGGTGTACCTAACTCGATTATGCCAGCTTATCCTTGGTTATTCGAAGAATCTCATAAGGTAGATGTAGAACAAGTAGTATCAAACATGAAAGCTTTAAAATCCATTGGAGTTCCTTATACTGAAGAAGATTTTGCTAATGCACCATCTCTTCTAAAGGACAAAACCGAAGGACAAGCACTTGTTGCATACCTACAAAAACTAGGAAGAGATTCAGCCGAGTTACAAAAAGGGATGAAATAA